A stretch of the Ictidomys tridecemlineatus isolate mIctTri1 chromosome 5, mIctTri1.hap1, whole genome shotgun sequence genome encodes the following:
- the Epb41l1 gene encoding band 4.1-like protein 1 isoform X4 — protein MTTETGPDSEVKKAQEEAPQQPEAAAAVTTPVTPAGHGHPEANSNEKQPPQQDARPAEQSLDMEEKDYSEADGLSERTTPSKAQKSPQKIAKKYKSTICRVTLLDASEYECEVEKHGRGQVLFDLVCEHLNLLEKDYFGLTFCDADSQKNWLDPSKEIKKQIRSSPWNFAFTVKFYPPDPAQLTEDITRYYLCLQLRADIITGRLPCSFVTHALLGSYAVQAELGDYDAEEHVGNYVSELRFAPNQTRELEERIMELHKTYRGMTPGEAEIHFLENAKKLSMYGVDLHHAKDSEGIDIMLGVCANGLLIYRDRLRINRFAWPKILKISYKRSNFYIKIRPGEYEQFESTIGFKLPNHRSAKRLWKVCIEHHTFFRLVSPEPPPKGFLVMGSKFRYSGRTQAQTRQASALIDRPAPFFERSSSKRYTMSRSLDGAEFSRPASVSENHDVGPDGDKREEDAESGGRRSEAEEGEVRTPTKIKELKPEQETTPRHKQEFLDKPEDVLLKHQASINELKRTLKEPNSKLIHRDRDWERERRLPSSPASPSPKGTPEKANESQRTQDISQQDLVPGTAAGLEVFIQKSLAASPEGSEHWVFIERQYTRPEELGLSLLKVANTQQEESEAGLADVLADGRLSKVDILVDKFKVEMATEEMVGTKNAKTQQQGRMIASPEDFESVWEEGPWVRAGAGGVAQATGCTLSDKLLEGSELRVGISEAPIRNFPVSDGQLEDRAELRKRLEELQTCGRSTTPGTRPAEVDIPSPASDKGGLQSFLLDPVHGEARADSSDETDTSFAERSFYLNHGEKDSEDQVLPLPLEEREERLDAPPGGHIKLELLGELPESSELNATDLRGSTTAAGRNKDEAHIASSEEGTRSPRSHGRQDDQQGPSPGHTFAEDWEEAQQEVEEESHPTARAAEKEESPASGNLREKARSSPSAGWKDHSTNEGGRVCLDPQAHALLWTIPPHVRKPVKPDRGNFLPKERGAIHTQTGQPKMGDQEASAFPHTEVVTSLPASPGHFEALEALEEASSSPASHGSGEPSELRDLFGDQFPVFLKHVQLPKDSPEPKDQVGLIVPPDTGGERRAPPVASRKPRVVPEGAEGVVTPGLVFPSGKQKETTSFQDGGQEGSLEDISKTSVANKIRIFETHGAETRRASQSETKALPNELTSEACMGQLEQQRNKLLDLGFVQLQPPGDFASPKTSHSSMMPLATRHFREGISTTFHQERRTELELPSPDSGCETTLEEAPGVTGYNKSEDAVREEKRFTSLAANAPGKGGHLRFTSPSGPQRAGLREGSEEKVKPPRPRAPESDTGDEDQDQERDAVFLKDNHLAIERKCSSITVSSTSSLEAEVDFTVIGDYHGSAFEDFSRSLPELDRDKSDSETEGLVFSRDLKGQDDESGGIEDSPDRGACSTPDMPQFEPVKTETMTVSSLAIRKKIEPEAMLQSRISTVDHTQQVDGSAPMGKEFMTTTPSITTETISTTMENSLKSGKGAAAMIPGPQTVATEIRSLSPIIGKDVLTSTYGATAETLSTSTTTHVTKTVKGGFSETRIEKRIIITGDEDVDQDQALALAIKEAKLQHPDMLVTKAVVYRETDPSPEERDKKPQES, from the exons ATGACAACAGAGACAGGCCCtgattctgaggtgaagaaggctcAGGAGGAGGCCCCACAACAGCCcgaggctgctgctgctgtgacCACCCCTGTGACTCCCGCAGGCCACGGCCACCCAGAGGCCAACTCCAATGAGAAGCAACCGCCCCAGCAGGACGCTCGGCCTGCTGAACAG AGTCTAGACATGGAGGAGAAGGACTACAGCGAGGCCGATGGCCTATCAGAGAGGACCACGCCCAGCAAGGCCCAGAAATCACCCCAAAAGATTGCCAAGAAGTACAAGAGTACCATCTGCCGGGTCACTCTGCTCGATGCCTCTGAGTACGAGTGTGAGGTGGAG AAGCATGGCCGGGGCCAGGTGCTGTTTGACCTGGTCTGCGAGCACCTCAACCTCCTGGAGAAGGACTACTTTGGCCTGACCTTCTGCGATGCTGACAGCCAGAAG AACTGGCTGGATCCCTCCAAGGAAATCAAGAAGCAGATCCGGA GCAGCCCCTGGAATTTTGCTTTCACAGTCAAGTTCTACCCCCCTGACCCAGCTCAGCTGACGGAAGACATCACGAG GTACTACCTGTGCCTCCAGCTGAGGGCAGACATCATCACAGGCCGGCTGCCCTGCTCCTTTGTCACACACGCCCTGCTGGGCTCCTATGCTGTGCAGGCAGAGCTGGGCGACTACGATGCCGAGGAACATGTGGGCAACTACGTCAGTGAGCTCCGCTTTGCTCCTAACCAGACCCGGGAGCTGGAGGAGAGGATCATGGAGCTGCACAAGACATACAG GGGCATGACCCCAGGAGAAGCAGAGATCCACTTCCTCGAGAATGCCAAGAAGCTTTCCATGTATGGAGTTGATCTGCACCATGCCAAG GACTCTGAGGGCATTGACATCATGTTAGGCGTCTGTGCCAATGGTCTGCTCATTTACCGGGACCGGCTGAGAATCAACCGATTTGCCTGGCCCAAGATTCTTAAGATCTCTTACAAGAGGAGTAACTTCTATATTAAGATCCGGCCTGGGGAG TACGAGCAGTTTGAGAGCACGATTGGCTTTAAGCTCCCAAATCACCGGTCAGCCAAGAGACTGTGGAAGGTCTGCATTGAGCATCACACGTTCTTCCG GTTGGTGTCCCCTGAGCCTCCACCAAAGGGCTTCCTGGTGATGGGCTCCAAGTTCCGGTATAGTGGGAGGACCCAGGCACAGACCCGCCAGGCCAGTGCCCTCATTGACAGGCCTGCACCCTTCTTTGAGCGTTCTTCCAGCAAACGGTACACCATGTCCCGCAGCCTTGATGGAG CGGAGTTTTCCCGCCCGGCCTCAGTCAGTGAAAACCATGATGTAGGGCCTGATGGTGACAAGCGGGAAGAGGATGCAGAGTCTGGAGGACGGCggtcagaggctgaggaaggagaggtCAGGACCCCCACCAAGATCAAGGAGCTAAAG CCGGAGCAGGAAACCACGCCGAGACACAAGCAGGAG TTCTTGGACAAGCCAGAGGATGTTCTGCTGAAGCACCAGGCCAGTATCAACGAACTCAAGAGGACCCTGAAGGAGCCCAACAGCAAACTGATCCACAGGGATCGAGACTGGGAGCGGGAGCGCAGGCTGCCATCCTcacctgcctccccctcccccaagggCACTCCTGAGAAAGCCAACGAG TCCCAGAGGACCCAGGACATCTCTCAGCAGGACTTGGTACCCGGAACAGCCGCAGGCTTGGAAGTGTTCATTCAGAAAAGCCTCGCAGCATCACCTGAG GGTTCGGAGCATTGGGTATTTATAGAAAGACAGTACACTAGGCCAGAAGAACTCGGTCTCAGTCTCCTAAAAGTGGCCAACACACAGCAGGAAGAAAGTGAGGCAGGCCTCGCTGACGTCCTTGCTGATGGCAGACTCTCCAAGGTAGACATTCTGGTGGACAAGTTCAAAGTCGAAATGGCCACAGAAGAAATGGTGGGAACCAAAAATGCCAAAACTCAGCAGCAAGGGAGGATGATTGCAAGTCCAGAAGACTTTGAGTCGGTGTGGGAGGAAGGCCCCTGGGTCAGGGCAGGTGCTGGAGGGGTTGCCCAGGCTACAGGATGCACATTGTCAGACAAGCTCCTTGAGGGCTCCGAGCTCAGGGTTGGCATCAGCGAGGCACCCATCAGGAACTTCCCGGTCTCAGATGGTCAGTTGGAGGATCGTGCAGAGCTGAGAAAGAGGCTGGAGGAGCTCCAGACGTGTGGAAGATCCACAACTCCAGGAACCAGGCCAGCAGAGGTGGACATCCCCTCTCCAGCCTCTGACAAGGGAGGCCTCCAGTCATTTCTGTTGGATCCTGTTCATGGTGAAGCCAGAGCTGACTCTAGCGATGAGACTGATACCTCCTTTGCAGAGAGGAGCTTCTATCTAAACCACGGAGAAAAAGATTCTGAAGATCAAGTTCTCCCTCTGCctttggaagagagagaagagcgCCTGGATGCCCCTCCTGGAGGACACATCAAGCTGGAACTGCTAGGGGAGCTCCCAGAGAGCTCAGAGCTGAATGCCACAGACCTGAGGGGCTCCACCACAGCTGCCGGCAGGAACAAGGATGAAGCCCATATTGCCTCCTCCGAGGAAGGAACCAGGTCTCCCAGGAGCCACGGAAGACAGGATGACCAGCAGGGACCTTCTCCAGGACACACATTTGCTGAGGACTGGGAAGAAGCACagcaggaggtggaggaagagtcTCACCCGACAGCCAGGGCAGCTGAAAAGGAAGAGTCCCCTGCCAGTGGGAACTTGAGGGAAAAGGCCAGATCAAGTCCCTCAGCAGGATGGAAGGACCACTCCACTAATGAAGGAGGCAGGGTGTGCCTGGACCCCCAGGCCCATGCCCTTCTGTGGACCATCCCTCCTCATGTCAGGAAGCCAGTCAAACCAGACAGAGGCAACTTCCTCCCCAAAGAGAGGGGAGCCATTCATACCCAAACCGGACAACCTAAGATGGGGGACCAGGAAGCCTCAGCATTTCCTCATACGGAGGTGGTCACCTCCCTGCCAGCCTCCCCTGGTCACTTTGAGGCTCTGGAAGCTCTGGAGGAAGCTTCTTCAAGCCCAGCTTCTCATGGATCAGGGGAGCCTTCAGAGCTCAGGGATCTCTTTGGAGATCAATTCCCTGTGTTTCTCAAACATGTCCAGCTTCCTAAAGACAGCCCAGAGCCCAAAGACCAAGTTGGGTTAATTGTGCCCCCTGACACAGGAGGTGAACGCAGGGCACCTCCAGTGGCCAGCAGAAAGCCCAGAGTTGTTCCTGAAGGAGCTGAAGGGGTCGTAACTCCAGGGTTGGTGTTCCCTTCGGGAAAGCAAAAAGAGACGACCTCTTTCCAGGATGGGGGACAAGAGGGCTCCCTGGAGGACATAAGTAAGACCTCAGTGGCCAACAAAATTCGGATATTTGAGACCCATGGAGCTGAGACTCGTCGAGCTAGTCAGAGTGAAACAAAGGCCCTTCCAAATGAGTTGACTTCAGAGGCCTGCATGGGTCAGTTAGAGCAACAGCGGAATAAGCTTTTAGACCTGGGCTTCGTCCAACTCCAGCCCCCAGGGGACTTTGCCAGTCCCAAAACCTCACATTCCTCAATGATGCCTCTGGCTACCAGACACTTCAGGGAGGGCATTTCTACCACATTCCACCAGGAAAGACGCACAGAACTAGAGCTCCCGTCCCCCGATTCAGGCTGCGAAACCACGCTGGAGGAAGCGCCTGGGGTAACTGGCTAT AACAAATCCGAAGATGCGGTCAGGGAAGAGAAGCGCTTCACCAGCTTAGCCGCGAATGCCCCTGGGAAAGGGGGGCACCTGAGATTCACCAGCCCCTCGGGCCCTCAG AGAGCAGGGCTGAGGGAGGGATCGGAGGAGAAAGTCAAACCACCACGTCCTCGGGCCCCAGAGAGTGACACAGGAGATGAGGACCAGGACCAGGAGAGGGACGCAGTGTTCCTGAAAGACAACCACCTGGCCATAGAGCGCAAATGCTCCAGCATCACGGTCAGCTCCACATCCagcctggaggctgaggtggactTCACGGTTATTGGTGACTATCATGGCAGCGCCTTCGAAGACTTCTCTCGCAGCCTGCCTGAACTCGACAGAGACAAAAGCGACTCTGAAACTGAGGGCCTGGTGTTCTCCCGGGATCTCAAGGGACAGGATGATGAGTCTGGGGGCATCGAGGACAGCCCGGACCGAGGGGCTTGCTCTACCCCGGATATGCCCCAGTTTGAG CCTGTGAAAACAGAAACCATGACTGTCAGCAGCCTGGCCATCAGAAAGAAGATTGAGCCAGAGGCCATGCTGCAGAGCAGGATCTCCACTGTGGACCACACCCAG CAGGTTGATGGGAGTGCCCCAATGGGGAAGGAGTTCATGACAACCACCCCCTCCATCACTACGGAGACCATATCCACCACTATG
- the Epb41l1 gene encoding band 4.1-like protein 1 isoform X11, with protein sequence MTTETGPDSEVKKAQEEAPQQPEAAAAVTTPVTPAGHGHPEANSNEKQPPQQDARPAEQSLDMEEKDYSEADGLSERTTPSKAQKSPQKIAKKYKSTICRVTLLDASEYECEVEKHGRGQVLFDLVCEHLNLLEKDYFGLTFCDADSQKVPGWGPAARNWLDPSKEIKKQIRSSPWNFAFTVKFYPPDPAQLTEDITRYYLCLQLRADIITGRLPCSFVTHALLGSYAVQAELGDYDAEEHVGNYVSELRFAPNQTRELEERIMELHKTYRGMTPGEAEIHFLENAKKLSMYGVDLHHAKDSEGIDIMLGVCANGLLIYRDRLRINRFAWPKILKISYKRSNFYIKIRPGEYEQFESTIGFKLPNHRSAKRLWKVCIEHHTFFRLVSPEPPPKGFLVMGSKFRYSGRTQAQTRQASALIDRPAPFFERSSSKRYTMSRSLDGAEFSRPASVSENHDVGPDGDKREEDAESGGRRSEAEEGEVRTPTKIKELKPEQETTPRHKQEFLDKPEDVLLKHQASINELKRTLKEPNSKLIHRDRDWERERRLPSSPASPSPKGTPEKANESQRTQDISQQDLVPGTAAGLEVFIQKSLAASPEGSEHWVFIERQYTRPEELGLSLLKVANTQQEESEAGLADVLADGRLSKVDILVDKFKVEMATEEMVGTKNAKTQQQGRMIASPEDFESVWEEGPWVRAGAGGVAQATGCTLSDKLLEGSELRVGISEAPIRNFPVSDGQLEDRAELRKRLEELQTCGRSTTPGTRPAEVDIPSPASDKGGLQSFLLDPVHGEARADSSDETDTSFAERSFYLNHGEKDSEDQVLPLPLEEREERLDAPPGGHIKLELLGELPESSELNATDLRGSTTAAGRNKDEAHIASSEEGTRSPRSHGRQDDQQGPSPGHTFAEDWEEAQQEVEEESHPTARAAEKEESPASGNLREKARSSPSAGWKDHSTNEGGRVCLDPQAHALLWTIPPHVRKPVKPDRGNFLPKERGAIHTQTGQPKMGDQEASAFPHTEVVTSLPASPGHFEALEALEEASSSPASHGSGEPSELRDLFGDQFPVFLKHVQLPKDSPEPKDQVGLIVPPDTGGERRAPPVASRKPRVVPEGAEGVVTPGLVFPSGKQKETTSFQDGGQEGSLEDISKTSVANKIRIFETHGAETRRASQSETKALPNELTSEACMGQLEQQRNKLLDLGFVQLQPPGDFASPKTSHSSMMPLATRHFREGISTTFHQERRTELELPSPDSGCETTLEEAPGVTGYNKSEDAVREEKRFTSLAANAPGKGGHLRFTSPSGPQRAGLREGSEEKVKPPRPRAPESDTGDEDQDQERDAVFLKDNHLAIERKCSSITVSSTSSLEAEVDFTVIGDYHGSAFEDFSRSLPELDRDKSDSETEGLVFSRDLKGQDDESGGIEDSPDRGACSTPDMPQFEPVKTETMTVSSLAIRKKIEPEAMLQSRISTVDHTQQVDGSAPMGKEFMTTTPSITTETISTTMENSLKSGKGAAAMIPGPQTVATEIRSLSPIIGKDVLTSTYGATAETLSTSTTTHVTKTVKGGFSETRIEKRIIITGDEDVDQDQALALAIKEAKLQHPDMLVTKAVVYRETDPSPEERDKKPQES encoded by the exons ATGACAACAGAGACAGGCCCtgattctgaggtgaagaaggctcAGGAGGAGGCCCCACAACAGCCcgaggctgctgctgctgtgacCACCCCTGTGACTCCCGCAGGCCACGGCCACCCAGAGGCCAACTCCAATGAGAAGCAACCGCCCCAGCAGGACGCTCGGCCTGCTGAACAG AGTCTAGACATGGAGGAGAAGGACTACAGCGAGGCCGATGGCCTATCAGAGAGGACCACGCCCAGCAAGGCCCAGAAATCACCCCAAAAGATTGCCAAGAAGTACAAGAGTACCATCTGCCGGGTCACTCTGCTCGATGCCTCTGAGTACGAGTGTGAGGTGGAG AAGCATGGCCGGGGCCAGGTGCTGTTTGACCTGGTCTGCGAGCACCTCAACCTCCTGGAGAAGGACTACTTTGGCCTGACCTTCTGCGATGCTGACAGCCAGAAGGTACCTGGCTGGGGGCCGGCCGCGAGG AACTGGCTGGATCCCTCCAAGGAAATCAAGAAGCAGATCCGGA GCAGCCCCTGGAATTTTGCTTTCACAGTCAAGTTCTACCCCCCTGACCCAGCTCAGCTGACGGAAGACATCACGAG GTACTACCTGTGCCTCCAGCTGAGGGCAGACATCATCACAGGCCGGCTGCCCTGCTCCTTTGTCACACACGCCCTGCTGGGCTCCTATGCTGTGCAGGCAGAGCTGGGCGACTACGATGCCGAGGAACATGTGGGCAACTACGTCAGTGAGCTCCGCTTTGCTCCTAACCAGACCCGGGAGCTGGAGGAGAGGATCATGGAGCTGCACAAGACATACAG GGGCATGACCCCAGGAGAAGCAGAGATCCACTTCCTCGAGAATGCCAAGAAGCTTTCCATGTATGGAGTTGATCTGCACCATGCCAAG GACTCTGAGGGCATTGACATCATGTTAGGCGTCTGTGCCAATGGTCTGCTCATTTACCGGGACCGGCTGAGAATCAACCGATTTGCCTGGCCCAAGATTCTTAAGATCTCTTACAAGAGGAGTAACTTCTATATTAAGATCCGGCCTGGGGAG TACGAGCAGTTTGAGAGCACGATTGGCTTTAAGCTCCCAAATCACCGGTCAGCCAAGAGACTGTGGAAGGTCTGCATTGAGCATCACACGTTCTTCCG GTTGGTGTCCCCTGAGCCTCCACCAAAGGGCTTCCTGGTGATGGGCTCCAAGTTCCGGTATAGTGGGAGGACCCAGGCACAGACCCGCCAGGCCAGTGCCCTCATTGACAGGCCTGCACCCTTCTTTGAGCGTTCTTCCAGCAAACGGTACACCATGTCCCGCAGCCTTGATGGAG CGGAGTTTTCCCGCCCGGCCTCAGTCAGTGAAAACCATGATGTAGGGCCTGATGGTGACAAGCGGGAAGAGGATGCAGAGTCTGGAGGACGGCggtcagaggctgaggaaggagaggtCAGGACCCCCACCAAGATCAAGGAGCTAAAG CCGGAGCAGGAAACCACGCCGAGACACAAGCAGGAG TTCTTGGACAAGCCAGAGGATGTTCTGCTGAAGCACCAGGCCAGTATCAACGAACTCAAGAGGACCCTGAAGGAGCCCAACAGCAAACTGATCCACAGGGATCGAGACTGGGAGCGGGAGCGCAGGCTGCCATCCTcacctgcctccccctcccccaagggCACTCCTGAGAAAGCCAACGAG TCCCAGAGGACCCAGGACATCTCTCAGCAGGACTTGGTACCCGGAACAGCCGCAGGCTTGGAAGTGTTCATTCAGAAAAGCCTCGCAGCATCACCTGAG GGTTCGGAGCATTGGGTATTTATAGAAAGACAGTACACTAGGCCAGAAGAACTCGGTCTCAGTCTCCTAAAAGTGGCCAACACACAGCAGGAAGAAAGTGAGGCAGGCCTCGCTGACGTCCTTGCTGATGGCAGACTCTCCAAGGTAGACATTCTGGTGGACAAGTTCAAAGTCGAAATGGCCACAGAAGAAATGGTGGGAACCAAAAATGCCAAAACTCAGCAGCAAGGGAGGATGATTGCAAGTCCAGAAGACTTTGAGTCGGTGTGGGAGGAAGGCCCCTGGGTCAGGGCAGGTGCTGGAGGGGTTGCCCAGGCTACAGGATGCACATTGTCAGACAAGCTCCTTGAGGGCTCCGAGCTCAGGGTTGGCATCAGCGAGGCACCCATCAGGAACTTCCCGGTCTCAGATGGTCAGTTGGAGGATCGTGCAGAGCTGAGAAAGAGGCTGGAGGAGCTCCAGACGTGTGGAAGATCCACAACTCCAGGAACCAGGCCAGCAGAGGTGGACATCCCCTCTCCAGCCTCTGACAAGGGAGGCCTCCAGTCATTTCTGTTGGATCCTGTTCATGGTGAAGCCAGAGCTGACTCTAGCGATGAGACTGATACCTCCTTTGCAGAGAGGAGCTTCTATCTAAACCACGGAGAAAAAGATTCTGAAGATCAAGTTCTCCCTCTGCctttggaagagagagaagagcgCCTGGATGCCCCTCCTGGAGGACACATCAAGCTGGAACTGCTAGGGGAGCTCCCAGAGAGCTCAGAGCTGAATGCCACAGACCTGAGGGGCTCCACCACAGCTGCCGGCAGGAACAAGGATGAAGCCCATATTGCCTCCTCCGAGGAAGGAACCAGGTCTCCCAGGAGCCACGGAAGACAGGATGACCAGCAGGGACCTTCTCCAGGACACACATTTGCTGAGGACTGGGAAGAAGCACagcaggaggtggaggaagagtcTCACCCGACAGCCAGGGCAGCTGAAAAGGAAGAGTCCCCTGCCAGTGGGAACTTGAGGGAAAAGGCCAGATCAAGTCCCTCAGCAGGATGGAAGGACCACTCCACTAATGAAGGAGGCAGGGTGTGCCTGGACCCCCAGGCCCATGCCCTTCTGTGGACCATCCCTCCTCATGTCAGGAAGCCAGTCAAACCAGACAGAGGCAACTTCCTCCCCAAAGAGAGGGGAGCCATTCATACCCAAACCGGACAACCTAAGATGGGGGACCAGGAAGCCTCAGCATTTCCTCATACGGAGGTGGTCACCTCCCTGCCAGCCTCCCCTGGTCACTTTGAGGCTCTGGAAGCTCTGGAGGAAGCTTCTTCAAGCCCAGCTTCTCATGGATCAGGGGAGCCTTCAGAGCTCAGGGATCTCTTTGGAGATCAATTCCCTGTGTTTCTCAAACATGTCCAGCTTCCTAAAGACAGCCCAGAGCCCAAAGACCAAGTTGGGTTAATTGTGCCCCCTGACACAGGAGGTGAACGCAGGGCACCTCCAGTGGCCAGCAGAAAGCCCAGAGTTGTTCCTGAAGGAGCTGAAGGGGTCGTAACTCCAGGGTTGGTGTTCCCTTCGGGAAAGCAAAAAGAGACGACCTCTTTCCAGGATGGGGGACAAGAGGGCTCCCTGGAGGACATAAGTAAGACCTCAGTGGCCAACAAAATTCGGATATTTGAGACCCATGGAGCTGAGACTCGTCGAGCTAGTCAGAGTGAAACAAAGGCCCTTCCAAATGAGTTGACTTCAGAGGCCTGCATGGGTCAGTTAGAGCAACAGCGGAATAAGCTTTTAGACCTGGGCTTCGTCCAACTCCAGCCCCCAGGGGACTTTGCCAGTCCCAAAACCTCACATTCCTCAATGATGCCTCTGGCTACCAGACACTTCAGGGAGGGCATTTCTACCACATTCCACCAGGAAAGACGCACAGAACTAGAGCTCCCGTCCCCCGATTCAGGCTGCGAAACCACGCTGGAGGAAGCGCCTGGGGTAACTGGCTAT AACAAATCCGAAGATGCGGTCAGGGAAGAGAAGCGCTTCACCAGCTTAGCCGCGAATGCCCCTGGGAAAGGGGGGCACCTGAGATTCACCAGCCCCTCGGGCCCTCAG AGAGCAGGGCTGAGGGAGGGATCGGAGGAGAAAGTCAAACCACCACGTCCTCGGGCCCCAGAGAGTGACACAGGAGATGAGGACCAGGACCAGGAGAGGGACGCAGTGTTCCTGAAAGACAACCACCTGGCCATAGAGCGCAAATGCTCCAGCATCACGGTCAGCTCCACATCCagcctggaggctgaggtggactTCACGGTTATTGGTGACTATCATGGCAGCGCCTTCGAAGACTTCTCTCGCAGCCTGCCTGAACTCGACAGAGACAAAAGCGACTCTGAAACTGAGGGCCTGGTGTTCTCCCGGGATCTCAAGGGACAGGATGATGAGTCTGGGGGCATCGAGGACAGCCCGGACCGAGGGGCTTGCTCTACCCCGGATATGCCCCAGTTTGAG CCTGTGAAAACAGAAACCATGACTGTCAGCAGCCTGGCCATCAGAAAGAAGATTGAGCCAGAGGCCATGCTGCAGAGCAGGATCTCCACTGTGGACCACACCCAG CAGGTTGATGGGAGTGCCCCAATGGGGAAGGAGTTCATGACAACCACCCCCTCCATCACTACGGAGACCATATCCACCACTATG